One window of Siniperca chuatsi isolate FFG_IHB_CAS linkage group LG15, ASM2008510v1, whole genome shotgun sequence genomic DNA carries:
- the LOC122861896 gene encoding acrosin-like, with protein MLDRNHLWINAGLTAGSQQATESSVRSQQQPYPPFQAEEQVPDSRTPPVQPAPQPVIPPPAPCPAVPPPASCPAVLSCCPAPDLVHRLQMVFVFATGLQRVPSSGFQRVPASAFTSGLQGVPAFTADLQEVPAFTAAGLL; from the coding sequence ATGCTGGATCGCAACCATCTCTGGATCAACGCAGGACTGACTGCTGGGTCGCAACAAGCCACTGAATCATCGGTGAGGTCACAGCAGCAGCCGTACCCTCCTTttcaggcagaggagcaggttCCGGACTCCCGGACACCACCGGTCCAGCCCGCTCCTCAGCCAGTCATCCcgccgccggctccctgtcctgctgtcccgccgccggcttcctgtcctgctgtcctgtcctgctgtcctgccCCTGATCTGGTTCACCGGCTCCAGATGGTTTTCGTCTTCGccaccggcctccagagggttccCTCCTCCGGcttccagagggtcccagcttCTGCTTTCACCTCAGGCCTCCAGGGGGTTCCCGCCTTTACCGCAGACCTCCAGGAGGTGCCCGCCTTTACCGCagccggcctcctgtga
- the LOC122862340 gene encoding noncompact myelin-associated protein: MQASTVSPVTNTTVPSNTTNTTKSKEQVLIQSSGAMIAIIVIGIIIILAILLIILKTYNRRTHVSRVLGASGGSKPRAKMSQSTIQSSMPLSTMGVSSVSGSITNSNPASGNGFRLPRAELNSVEENHILQFSTTSGPTVVTIHDAPSLGNT; this comes from the exons ATGCAAGCCTCAACTGTCTCACCTGTGACCAACACTACAGTTCCGTCAAACACAACCAACACCACAAAGTCCAAAGAACAAGTACTCATCCAGA gtTCTGGGGCGATGATCGCCATCATTGTCATAGGTATCATAATCATTCTCGCCATTCTCCTGATCATCCTGAAGACGTACAACAG GCGGACACATGTATCCAGAGTCCTGGGAGCCAGTGGTGGCTCTAAACCCCGTGCAAAGATGTCACAATCCACAATTCAGAGCAGCATGCCGCTGAGCACCATGGGGGTCAGCTCTGTGTCGGGCAGCATCACCAATTCAAACCCAGCCTCAGGGAACGGCTTCCGGCTGCCCAGAGCGGAGCTGAACAGTGTGGAGGAAAACCACATATTGCAGTTCAGCACCACCAGTGGACCCACTGTGGTCACCATACATGACGCTCCATCGTTAGGAAACACATAG